A DNA window from Methylobacterium sp. NMS14P contains the following coding sequences:
- a CDS encoding GNAT family N-acetyltransferase — translation MTVHIARAQFVAKDADQLGTALVSPEPRHALNALEVGRIARHLVVFTPTPDDLARLIAAARADLPDLAPLRTVQRVMSINPDSVMAIAQRHKFNAADPRGEGFVACLMLNADGMAALENGTLDAADPPAAMLAGQHERPAGIYVWAVYARRRLSGGVGLVFDRLSSPTYRGVDFYARAATPEGADLLTALGFAAQTSARGILYHFARSPKAERAPPYDSHRPGGTGISVAVARNMEDLSRVIALRAAVYMAEQACPYEEEFDGNDLSATHLIGYVGDEPAGCLRIRFFADFAKIERLAVRAEFRNTRLSFALVRAGIELARVKGYRRLYGHAQKRLVGFWSRFGFRIFEGAQELVFSDFDYVEMLMEAEPHPQAIGLGADPYVIIRPEGRWHRAGALDHSRGRAVTRPSVDRTVAAR, via the coding sequence ATGACGGTGCACATTGCTCGCGCGCAGTTCGTCGCGAAGGACGCCGATCAACTCGGTACAGCGCTAGTCTCTCCCGAGCCGCGGCACGCGCTGAATGCGCTCGAGGTCGGCCGAATTGCCCGTCACCTCGTGGTCTTCACGCCCACACCCGACGATCTGGCGCGGCTGATCGCGGCGGCGCGCGCGGACCTGCCCGATCTCGCGCCCCTGCGCACCGTCCAGCGGGTGATGTCGATCAATCCCGACAGCGTCATGGCGATCGCCCAGCGGCACAAATTCAATGCTGCGGATCCGCGCGGCGAAGGGTTCGTGGCCTGCCTGATGCTGAACGCCGACGGCATGGCCGCGCTCGAGAACGGAACGCTCGACGCGGCCGATCCGCCCGCCGCGATGCTGGCCGGCCAGCACGAACGTCCGGCCGGTATCTACGTCTGGGCCGTCTACGCGCGGCGGCGCCTCTCCGGAGGAGTCGGCCTCGTCTTCGATCGTCTGTCGAGCCCGACCTATCGGGGCGTGGACTTCTACGCCCGCGCGGCGACGCCCGAGGGCGCCGACCTCCTGACGGCCCTCGGCTTCGCGGCACAGACCTCCGCCCGCGGGATCCTGTACCATTTCGCCCGCTCACCGAAGGCGGAGCGGGCGCCCCCCTACGACAGCCACCGGCCGGGCGGGACCGGCATCAGCGTCGCGGTCGCGCGGAACATGGAGGACCTGTCCCGCGTGATCGCCCTGCGCGCCGCCGTGTACATGGCGGAGCAGGCCTGCCCGTACGAGGAGGAGTTCGACGGCAACGACCTCTCGGCGACGCACCTGATCGGCTATGTCGGCGACGAGCCGGCGGGCTGCCTGCGCATCCGGTTCTTCGCGGATTTCGCCAAGATCGAGCGCCTCGCGGTCCGGGCCGAGTTCCGCAACACGCGCCTGTCCTTCGCGCTGGTCCGCGCCGGGATCGAGCTGGCCCGGGTCAAGGGCTACCGGCGGCTCTACGGCCACGCCCAGAAGCGCCTCGTCGGCTTCTGGAGCCGCTTCGGCTTCCGCATCTTCGAGGGCGCGCAGGAGCTGGTCTTCTCGGATTTCGACTACGTCGAGATGCTGATGGAGGCGGAGCCGCACCCGCAGGCGATCGGCCTCGGCGCCGACCCCTACGTCATCATCCGGCCGGAGGGCCGCTGGCACCGGGCGGGCGCCCTCGACCATTCGCGCGGCCGCGCCGTGACCCGCCCGTCCGTCGACCGGACGGTCGCCGCGCGATGA
- a CDS encoding LysR family transcriptional regulator gives MEQAEASRDPMPDWQSIRVFLALQRSGSFRSAATKLGLSVNSVRRRIDDLEALIGAPLLTRHVDGIRLTAEGHAILEAAGRMEAAAFSLVRTGEGAPFAETGEVRIAVTEGLGAFWLAPRLVEFQRANPRLTVDLRCAMESADVLRLEADVAIQLTRPTSPDLRIVKLGRIHMVPYAARSYEETYGLPARPEDLERHRIVVQDGGQTVALEDYVRSVPGFPAKVPITLKVNVSSAYYWAIAKGAGIGLLPTYASAIGAQVVPVDNLGRFSVDIWLTYHPDAERITRVRRTIDWLRGSFDPKRYPWFRDEFIHPRDLPGAVKGAPLPDLFAGFIAMTP, from the coding sequence ATGGAACAGGCGGAGGCGAGCCGGGACCCGATGCCCGACTGGCAGAGCATCCGGGTCTTCCTGGCGCTCCAGCGGTCCGGCAGCTTCCGCTCGGCGGCGACGAAGCTCGGCCTGTCGGTGAACTCGGTGCGGCGCCGGATCGACGATCTCGAGGCGCTGATCGGCGCGCCGCTGCTGACCCGACACGTGGACGGGATCCGCCTCACCGCCGAGGGCCACGCGATCCTCGAGGCCGCCGGCCGCATGGAGGCGGCCGCCTTCAGCCTCGTGCGCACCGGCGAGGGCGCGCCCTTCGCCGAGACCGGCGAGGTGCGGATCGCCGTGACGGAGGGGCTGGGGGCCTTCTGGCTCGCGCCGCGCCTCGTCGAGTTCCAGCGCGCCAACCCGCGCCTGACCGTCGACCTCCGCTGCGCGATGGAATCCGCCGACGTCCTGCGGCTCGAGGCCGACGTGGCGATCCAGCTGACGCGGCCGACCAGCCCGGACCTGCGCATCGTCAAGCTCGGCCGGATCCACATGGTGCCGTACGCCGCGCGGAGCTACGAGGAGACCTACGGGCTCCCGGCGCGCCCGGAAGACCTCGAGCGCCACCGGATCGTGGTGCAGGACGGCGGCCAGACCGTAGCCCTCGAGGACTACGTGCGGTCGGTCCCGGGCTTCCCCGCGAAGGTCCCGATCACCCTGAAGGTCAACGTCAGCAGCGCGTATTACTGGGCCATCGCCAAGGGGGCCGGGATCGGCCTGCTGCCGACCTATGCCAGCGCGATCGGCGCGCAGGTCGTTCCGGTGGACAATCTCGGCCGCTTCAGCGTCGACATCTGGCTGACCTATCACCCGGACGCCGAGCGGATCACCCGCGTGCGGCGGACGATCGACTGGCTGCGGGGCTCCTTCGACCCGAAGCGCTATCCCTGGTTCCGGGACGAGTTCATCCACCCCCGCGACCTGCCGGGTGCCGTGAAGGGTGCCCCCCTGCCCGACCTGTTCGCCGGCTTCATCGCCATGACGCCCTGA
- a CDS encoding urease subunit gamma translates to MLLTPREKDKLLIAMAAQVARNRLARGVKLNHPESVALITDFVVEGARDGRTVADLMQAGATVLTADQVMEGVPEMIHDIQVEATFPDGTKLVTVHHPIRGAASSEIPGTVTTLPGEIVFNPGAERTVIEVANVGDRPIQVGSHYHFFEVNPGLVFPREQARGKRLDIAPGTAVRFEPGSTREVALVPLSGGRTVYGFRGDVMGKL, encoded by the coding sequence GTGCTGCTGACGCCCCGTGAGAAGGACAAGTTGCTCATCGCCATGGCGGCGCAGGTGGCGCGCAATCGCCTCGCCCGCGGCGTGAAGCTCAACCATCCGGAATCGGTGGCGCTGATCACCGACTTCGTGGTCGAGGGCGCCCGGGACGGCCGCACCGTGGCCGACCTGATGCAGGCCGGCGCCACCGTGCTGACCGCCGATCAGGTCATGGAGGGCGTGCCCGAGATGATCCACGACATCCAAGTCGAGGCGACCTTCCCGGACGGCACGAAGCTCGTCACCGTGCACCACCCGATCCGGGGCGCGGCCTCCTCCGAAATCCCCGGCACGGTGACGACCCTGCCGGGCGAGATCGTGTTCAATCCCGGCGCCGAGCGGACCGTGATCGAGGTGGCCAATGTCGGCGACCGGCCGATCCAGGTCGGATCGCACTATCACTTCTTCGAGGTCAATCCGGGCCTCGTGTTCCCGCGCGAGCAGGCCCGCGGCAAGCGCCTCGACATCGCGCCGGGCACCGCCGTTCGGTTCGAGCCGGGATCGACGCGGGAAGTCGCGCTGGTGCCGCTCTCCGGCGGGCGCACCGTCTACGGGTTCCGCGGCGACGTGATGGGCAAGCTCTGA
- the ureC gene encoding urease subunit alpha, with protein MANTPKPASLPRSAYADMFGPTVGDRIRLADTSLEITVERDFTTYGEEVKFGGGKVIRDGMGQSQATNADGAVDTVITNAVVLDHWGIVKCDVGIVRGRIFRLGKAGNPDVQPGVDIVVGPGTEVIAGEGKILTAGGFDSHIHFICPQQIEEALCSGITTMLGGGTGPAHGTFATTCTPGPWHIARMIEAADAFPMNLAFAGKGNASRPESLVEMVRAGACALKLHEDWGTTPAAIDTCLSVADAHDIQVMIHTDTLNESGFVEDTIAAFKGRTIHAFHTEGAGGGHAPDIIKVAGLPNVLPSSTNPTRPYTSNTIDEHLDMLMVCHHLDPSIPEDLAFAESRIRRETIAAEDILHDIGALSMMSSDSQAMGRVGEVIIRTWQTADKMKRQRGALPGDASGTDNLRARRYVAKYTINPAIAHGISRHIGSVEPGKLADLVLWNPAFFGVKPDLVLKGGSIAAAPMGDPNASIPTPQPVHYRPMFGAYGRAPFATALTFVSRAAVEDGLRERLGVQKELVAVENVRGGISKKSMVLNDATPVIEVDPETYDVRADGELLVCEPAEVLPMAQRYFLF; from the coding sequence ATGGCCAACACGCCCAAGCCCGCCAGCCTGCCCCGTTCGGCCTACGCCGACATGTTCGGCCCCACGGTCGGAGACCGCATCCGGCTCGCGGACACGAGCCTGGAGATCACGGTCGAGCGCGACTTCACCACCTACGGCGAGGAGGTGAAGTTCGGCGGCGGCAAGGTCATCCGCGACGGCATGGGCCAGAGCCAGGCCACGAACGCCGACGGCGCCGTCGACACGGTGATCACCAACGCGGTGGTCCTCGACCACTGGGGCATCGTGAAGTGCGATGTCGGCATCGTGCGCGGCCGGATCTTCCGGCTCGGCAAGGCCGGCAACCCGGACGTGCAGCCCGGGGTCGACATCGTGGTCGGGCCGGGCACCGAGGTCATCGCCGGCGAGGGCAAGATCCTGACGGCGGGCGGCTTCGACAGCCACATCCACTTCATCTGCCCGCAGCAGATCGAGGAGGCGCTCTGCTCGGGCATTACCACGATGCTCGGCGGCGGCACCGGGCCGGCGCACGGCACCTTCGCCACCACCTGCACGCCGGGCCCCTGGCACATCGCCCGGATGATCGAGGCCGCGGACGCGTTCCCGATGAACCTCGCCTTCGCCGGCAAGGGCAACGCGTCCCGGCCGGAGAGCCTCGTCGAGATGGTGCGGGCCGGCGCCTGCGCGCTGAAGCTGCACGAGGACTGGGGCACCACGCCCGCGGCGATCGACACCTGCCTGTCGGTGGCGGACGCCCACGACATCCAGGTCATGATCCACACCGACACGCTCAACGAATCGGGCTTCGTCGAGGACACGATCGCGGCGTTCAAGGGCCGGACCATCCACGCCTTCCACACCGAGGGCGCGGGCGGCGGCCACGCGCCGGACATCATCAAGGTGGCCGGGCTGCCGAACGTGCTGCCGTCGTCCACCAACCCGACGCGGCCCTACACGTCAAACACGATCGACGAGCATCTCGACATGCTCATGGTCTGCCACCACCTCGACCCGTCGATCCCCGAGGATCTCGCCTTCGCGGAGAGCCGGATCCGGCGCGAGACCATCGCGGCCGAGGACATCCTGCACGACATCGGCGCGCTCTCGATGATGTCCTCCGACAGCCAGGCGATGGGCCGGGTCGGCGAGGTCATCATCCGCACGTGGCAGACCGCCGACAAGATGAAGCGCCAGCGGGGTGCCCTGCCGGGCGACGCGTCCGGAACCGACAACCTTCGGGCGCGCCGCTACGTCGCCAAGTACACGATCAACCCGGCCATCGCGCACGGCATCTCCCGGCACATCGGCTCGGTGGAGCCCGGCAAGCTCGCCGATCTCGTTCTGTGGAATCCGGCCTTCTTCGGCGTGAAGCCCGACCTCGTGCTGAAGGGCGGCAGCATCGCGGCCGCGCCCATGGGCGACCCGAATGCCTCGATCCCGACGCCGCAGCCGGTCCATTACCGGCCGATGTTCGGCGCCTACGGCCGGGCGCCCTTCGCCACCGCCCTCACCTTCGTCTCCCGGGCGGCGGTGGAGGACGGCCTGCGAGAGCGGCTGGGCGTGCAGAAGGAGCTGGTCGCCGTGGAGAACGTCCGCGGCGGCATCTCGAAGAAGAGCATGGTGCTGAACGACGCCACGCCGGTCATCGAGGTCGATCCGGAGACCTACGACGTGCGCGCCGACGGCGAGCTGCTGGTCTGCGAGCCGGCCGAGGTGCTGCCGATGGCGCAGCGCTACTTCCTGTTCTGA
- a CDS encoding urease accessory protein UreE — MIRATRILRRDALSGGEIVDRVVLDHGDRYRRRVAMRGAGGLGFLLDLPEPAVLEDGDALVLQDGRLVWVEAAPERLLEIRAPSDHALKRLIWHIGNRHIAAEIGPDVVWIAHDHVLAEMVRGLGGTAEPVERPFRPEGGAYSGDHGHGHGHDHPHGGHQHHHAAG, encoded by the coding sequence ATGATCCGCGCCACCCGCATCCTCCGCCGCGACGCCCTGTCGGGCGGCGAGATCGTCGACCGCGTCGTCCTCGATCACGGCGACCGCTACCGCCGCCGCGTCGCCATGCGCGGCGCCGGGGGCCTGGGCTTCCTGCTGGACCTTCCGGAGCCCGCGGTCCTGGAGGACGGCGACGCGCTCGTCCTCCAGGACGGGCGCCTCGTCTGGGTCGAGGCCGCGCCGGAGCGCCTGCTCGAGATCCGGGCTCCCAGCGATCACGCCCTCAAGCGCCTGATCTGGCACATCGGCAACCGGCACATCGCCGCCGAGATCGGCCCGGACGTGGTCTGGATCGCGCACGACCACGTCCTCGCCGAGATGGTCCGCGGCCTCGGCGGCACCGCCGAGCCGGTGGAGCGCCCGTTCCGGCCGGAGGGCGGCGCCTATTCCGGGGATCACGGCCACGGCCACGGGCACGACCACCCGCATGGCGGCCACCAGCACCACCATGCCGCGGGCTGA
- a CDS encoding urease accessory protein UreF, translated as MAATSTTMPRAEPLEALRLMAWLSPGYPVGAYAYSHGLEWAVEAGDVGDEASLTAWLRDVCERGALRNDLILAAHAHAAALSADGAALVAVNDLALALAPSRELHLETSQQGRSFLDATRGAWPCDALVALAGHLPGPVAYPVAVGLAAGAHGMDPGPVLAAYGLAFLQNLVSAALRAAPVGQAAGTRVVAALAPSLAGLAEAAAAADLDALGAATFRLDLGSFRHETQYSRIFRS; from the coding sequence ATGGCGGCCACCAGCACCACCATGCCGCGGGCTGAGCCCCTGGAGGCGCTGCGCCTGATGGCGTGGCTGTCGCCCGGCTACCCGGTCGGGGCCTACGCCTACTCGCACGGGCTCGAATGGGCGGTCGAGGCGGGCGACGTCGGCGACGAGGCGAGCCTGACCGCGTGGCTCCGGGACGTCTGCGAGCGCGGCGCCCTGCGCAACGACCTGATCCTGGCCGCCCACGCCCACGCGGCGGCGCTGTCCGCGGACGGCGCCGCGCTCGTCGCCGTCAACGACCTCGCCCTGGCCCTGGCGCCGTCGCGCGAGCTGCACCTGGAGACGAGCCAGCAGGGCCGCAGCTTCCTCGACGCGACGCGCGGCGCGTGGCCCTGCGACGCCCTCGTCGCCCTGGCCGGGCATCTGCCGGGGCCGGTCGCCTACCCGGTCGCGGTCGGCCTCGCGGCCGGCGCGCACGGCATGGATCCGGGGCCCGTGCTCGCCGCCTACGGCCTCGCCTTCCTCCAGAACCTCGTCTCCGCGGCCCTGCGGGCGGCGCCGGTGGGGCAGGCCGCCGGCACGCGGGTCGTCGCCGCCCTCGCGCCGAGCCTCGCCGGGCTCGCCGAGGCGGCCGCCGCGGCGGATCTCGACGCCCTCGGTGCCGCCACGTTCCGCCTGGATCTCGGCTCCTTCCGCCACGAGACCCAGTATTCCCGCATCTTCCGATCCTGA
- the ureG gene encoding urease accessory protein UreG has product MTSTNGPLRVGIGGPVGSGKTALMEQLCKRFRDRYEICAITNDIYTKEDARILTVAGALPEERILGVETGGCPHTAIREDASINLAAVAEMNRRFPKLDLVLIESGGDNLAATFSPELADITLYVIDVAGGEKIPRKGGPGITRSDLLIVNKTDLAPLVGADLSVMESDTQRMRGTRPYVFASLREGAGADAVARFVEEAGGLGR; this is encoded by the coding sequence ATGACCTCCACGAACGGCCCCCTCCGCGTCGGCATCGGCGGACCTGTCGGTTCCGGCAAGACCGCCCTGATGGAGCAGCTCTGCAAGCGCTTCCGCGACCGCTACGAGATCTGCGCCATCACCAACGACATCTACACGAAGGAGGACGCGCGGATCCTCACGGTCGCGGGCGCCCTGCCGGAGGAGCGCATCCTCGGCGTCGAGACCGGGGGGTGCCCGCACACCGCGATCCGGGAGGATGCCTCGATCAATCTCGCCGCGGTCGCCGAGATGAACCGGCGCTTCCCGAAGCTCGACCTCGTGCTGATCGAGTCCGGCGGCGACAACCTCGCGGCGACGTTCTCGCCGGAACTCGCCGACATCACGCTCTACGTGATCGACGTCGCCGGCGGCGAGAAGATCCCCCGCAAGGGCGGTCCGGGCATCACCCGGTCCGACCTGCTGATCGTCAACAAGACCGACCTCGCGCCGCTCGTCGGCGCCGACCTGTCGGTGATGGAATCCGACACGCAGCGGATGCGCGGCACCCGGCCGTACGTGTTCGCCTCCCTGCGCGAGGGTGCGGGCGCGGACGCGGTGGCGCGTTTCGTCGAGGAGGCGGGCGGCCTGGGCCGCTGA
- a CDS encoding DUF3311 domain-containing protein, giving the protein MRNLRWLAALPFLGILVGPFFLNRVEPFVFGLPLLLAWLVFCVIGTSAVMAVIYLTDPQNRAPEDPR; this is encoded by the coding sequence ATGCGAAATCTGCGGTGGCTGGCCGCCCTGCCCTTTCTCGGCATCCTGGTCGGCCCGTTCTTCCTGAACCGGGTCGAGCCCTTCGTGTTCGGCTTGCCGCTGCTCCTGGCCTGGCTGGTGTTCTGCGTGATCGGAACCTCCGCCGTGATGGCGGTGATCTACCTGACCGACCCGCAGAACCGCGCGCCGGAGGATCCCCGATGA
- a CDS encoding sodium:solute symporter family protein has protein sequence MSVALVIVAAGFALAIGLGLYARVGREMGLEQWTVGGRGFGTALVFLLMAGEIYTTFTFLGGSGIAYGKGGPAYYILCYLTLAYVTSYWLLPPVWRYAKQNNLYTQPDFFARKYGSRALGMLVALVGIVALVPYLVLQFKGLGIIVSTASYGAISSTAAVWIGAAALTAYVVVSGVHGSAWTAVIKDTSILFVVVFLGIYLPIHYYGGYQGLFTAIEAAKPGFLALPDRGQSPVWFTTTVLLTALGGYMWPHTFASLYTAREPGAFRRNAVILPIYQLINLFVFVIGFTAVMQVPGLTGPDVDLSLFKLSLATFPPWVIGLIGATGVLTALVPGSMILIAGVTLVANNLVRPLRPGMDDAATARLCKILVPVLALVCVGFTLSGGDTIVQLLLMGYNFVTQLFPCFITSLMRRNPLDRRAAIAGIVAGVATVAVTVLSGFSLAKLPVLGPLQDVNVGIVALVVNVVVTLVVAQTVRAGATAAQAAE, from the coding sequence ATGAGCGTCGCGCTGGTCATCGTGGCCGCCGGCTTCGCGCTGGCGATCGGGCTCGGCCTCTACGCGCGGGTCGGCCGCGAGATGGGGCTGGAGCAGTGGACCGTCGGCGGCCGCGGCTTCGGCACCGCCCTGGTCTTCCTCCTGATGGCCGGGGAGATCTACACGACCTTCACGTTCCTCGGCGGCTCCGGCATCGCCTACGGCAAGGGCGGCCCCGCCTACTACATCCTCTGCTACCTGACGCTCGCCTACGTCACCTCGTACTGGCTGCTGCCGCCGGTCTGGCGCTACGCCAAGCAGAACAACCTCTACACGCAGCCCGACTTCTTCGCGCGCAAGTACGGCAGCCGGGCGCTCGGCATGCTGGTGGCGCTCGTGGGGATCGTCGCCCTCGTCCCCTACCTCGTGCTGCAGTTCAAGGGCCTCGGGATCATCGTCTCGACGGCGTCCTACGGCGCGATCTCGTCGACCGCAGCGGTCTGGATCGGCGCGGCCGCGCTCACCGCCTACGTGGTGGTGTCGGGCGTGCACGGCTCCGCCTGGACGGCGGTGATCAAGGACACCAGCATCCTGTTCGTGGTGGTCTTCCTCGGGATCTACCTGCCGATCCACTACTACGGCGGCTACCAGGGTCTGTTCACGGCGATCGAGGCCGCCAAGCCCGGGTTCCTGGCCCTGCCCGACCGCGGCCAGAGCCCGGTGTGGTTCACCACCACGGTCCTGCTCACCGCGCTCGGCGGCTACATGTGGCCCCACACGTTCGCGTCGCTCTACACGGCGCGGGAGCCGGGCGCCTTCCGGCGCAACGCGGTGATCCTGCCGATCTACCAGCTGATCAACCTGTTCGTGTTCGTGATCGGCTTCACCGCCGTGATGCAGGTGCCGGGCCTGACGGGGCCCGACGTCGACCTGTCGCTGTTCAAGCTCTCCCTCGCGACCTTCCCGCCTTGGGTCATCGGGCTGATCGGCGCCACGGGGGTGCTGACGGCCCTCGTCCCGGGCTCCATGATCCTGATCGCCGGCGTCACCCTGGTGGCGAACAACCTCGTCCGGCCGCTGCGCCCCGGCATGGACGACGCAGCGACCGCGCGGCTGTGCAAGATACTCGTGCCGGTGCTGGCGCTGGTCTGCGTCGGCTTCACCCTGTCGGGCGGCGACACGATCGTGCAGCTCCTGCTCATGGGCTACAACTTCGTGACGCAGCTCTTCCCCTGCTTCATCACCAGCCTGATGCGCCGCAATCCCCTCGACCGTCGCGCCGCGATCGCCGGAATCGTCGCGGGTGTCGCCACCGTGGCGGTGACGGTTCTCTCCGGGTTCAGCCTGGCGAAGCTGCCGGTCTTGGGACCACTTCAGGACGTGAACGTCGGCATCGTGGCGCTGGTGGTGAACGTCGTCGTGACGCTCGTCGTGGCGCAGACCGTGCGCGCGGGCGCGACCGCCGCGCAGGCCGCGGAGTGA
- a CDS encoding ABC transporter permease codes for MTWVTRTALVAGLGFLYGPIVVLIVYSFNASPMVTVWGGFSTRWYGALLADAPLLSAAWVSLKVAFLASLLATILGTLAALALERRGRFRGRALFTGLVFGPIVMPEVMIGLSLLLMFIGIGLDRGLVTIVIAHTTFCTGFVAVVVGARLRGLDRSLEEAAADLGAAPGRVLMTVTLPLLAPALAAGALLAFTLSLDDLVIASFVSGPGSTTLPMRLYSQVRLGVNPEINAASTLLVGLVSVAVLLASWLTARRGQN; via the coding sequence GTGACCTGGGTGACCCGCACCGCCCTGGTGGCCGGCCTCGGCTTCCTCTACGGGCCGATCGTGGTGCTGATCGTGTACTCGTTCAACGCCTCGCCGATGGTGACGGTCTGGGGCGGGTTCTCGACCCGCTGGTACGGCGCCCTGCTCGCCGACGCGCCGCTCCTTTCAGCCGCCTGGGTCTCCCTCAAGGTCGCTTTCCTCGCGAGCCTGCTCGCCACGATCCTCGGCACGCTGGCGGCCCTCGCCCTGGAGCGGCGGGGTCGCTTCCGCGGGCGCGCCCTGTTCACGGGGCTCGTGTTCGGGCCGATCGTGATGCCGGAGGTGATGATCGGGCTGTCGCTCCTGCTGATGTTCATCGGGATCGGGCTGGACCGCGGCCTCGTGACGATCGTCATCGCGCACACGACCTTCTGCACCGGGTTCGTGGCGGTGGTCGTCGGCGCGCGCCTGCGCGGCCTCGACCGGTCCCTCGAGGAGGCCGCGGCCGACCTCGGCGCGGCGCCGGGGCGCGTGCTGATGACCGTGACGCTGCCGCTGCTGGCGCCCGCGCTGGCGGCCGGCGCGCTCCTCGCCTTCACCCTGTCGCTGGACGACTTGGTGATCGCGAGCTTCGTCTCCGGCCCGGGCTCCACCACCCTGCCGATGCGGCTCTACAGCCAGGTCCGGCTCGGCGTGAATCCGGAGATCAACGCGGCCTCGACGCTCCTCGTCGGGCTGGTGAGCGTCGCGGTGCTGCTGGCGTCCTGGCTCACCGCCCGCCGCGGACAGAACTGA
- a CDS encoding ABC transporter permease, translating to MTAGASEADRAAGKPGTGPARDRKRSRLFDRLVRLPPFLWLAAFFLLPFAITLKISLSEPATAIPPYLPLLDWRGGLDGWSAFLEALNFDNYLTLAADPLYRDAALGSLTYAGVASLILVALGTPLAYALARAPARWQPLLVALVIVPFWTSFLIRIYAWIAILKPEGLLNLALRRLGLIDAPLTILNTDVAVIVGLVYAYLPFMVLPLYAVMNRLDPALREAAADLGASPSRVFWTVTVPLSLPGIAAGAGLCFIPMVGEFVIPDLLGGSETLMLGRVLWTEFFSNRDWPLASAVAVLILAIVIGPVVLFRDSLRAGEGEAP from the coding sequence ATGACGGCCGGCGCGTCGGAGGCCGACCGCGCGGCCGGCAAGCCGGGGACCGGGCCCGCGCGCGATCGGAAGCGCTCCCGGCTGTTCGACCGGCTGGTGCGCCTGCCGCCCTTCCTGTGGCTGGCGGCGTTCTTCCTGCTGCCTTTCGCCATCACCCTCAAGATCAGCCTGTCGGAGCCGGCGACGGCGATCCCGCCCTACCTGCCGCTCCTCGACTGGCGCGGCGGGCTCGACGGCTGGTCGGCCTTCCTCGAAGCCCTCAACTTCGACAATTACCTGACGCTCGCCGCCGACCCCCTCTACCGCGACGCCGCCCTCGGCTCCCTCACCTACGCGGGCGTCGCCAGCCTGATCCTCGTCGCCCTCGGGACGCCGCTCGCCTACGCCCTGGCGCGGGCGCCGGCGCGCTGGCAGCCGCTCCTCGTGGCGCTGGTGATCGTGCCGTTCTGGACGAGCTTCCTGATCCGGATCTACGCCTGGATCGCGATCCTGAAGCCCGAGGGGCTGCTCAATCTCGCCCTGCGCCGGCTCGGCCTGATCGACGCGCCGCTGACGATCCTCAACACCGACGTGGCGGTGATCGTCGGGCTCGTCTACGCCTACCTGCCCTTCATGGTGCTGCCGCTCTACGCGGTGATGAACCGCCTGGATCCGGCCCTGCGCGAGGCCGCGGCGGATCTCGGCGCCTCGCCGAGCCGGGTGTTCTGGACCGTGACCGTGCCGCTCAGCCTGCCGGGGATCGCGGCCGGCGCGGGGCTGTGCTTCATCCCGATGGTCGGCGAGTTCGTGATCCCGGACCTGCTCGGCGGGTCTGAGACGCTGATGCTCGGCCGGGTGCTCTGGACCGAGTTCTTCTCGAACCGCGACTGGCCGCTGGCCTCGGCGGTCGCCGTGCTGATCCTCGCCATCGTCATCGGACCGGTGGTGCTGTTCCGGGACAGCCTGCGCGCGGGCGAGGGCGAGGCGCCGTGA